One stretch of Streptomyces hygroscopicus DNA includes these proteins:
- a CDS encoding methyltransferase, translating into MRDDTPDETRRVHLSRSFDEDAELYDRARPGYPPELFDDLTEVAGTGPGCRVLEVGAGTGKATLPLAERGCRITAVELGADMAAVARRNLARFEAVEIVTADFETWPLPEEPFDAVVSATAFHWIDPAVRMAKAADALRPGGALAVVATQHVAGGSEEFFVEVQDCYECFDPATPPGLRLPAAADVDTSDHADEVARSGRFGPVDFRRYEWDLTYTTAEYLAVLRTYSGHRALSPRAREGLLECIAGLIDRRYGGQVTKRYLTELRVSRTVPARR; encoded by the coding sequence ATGCGCGACGACACGCCTGACGAAACGCGCCGTGTCCACCTGAGCCGGAGCTTCGACGAGGACGCGGAGCTGTACGACCGGGCCAGGCCCGGGTATCCGCCCGAGCTGTTCGACGACCTCACCGAGGTGGCCGGCACCGGCCCCGGCTGTCGTGTCCTCGAAGTAGGGGCAGGTACCGGCAAGGCGACCTTGCCGCTCGCCGAGCGCGGTTGCCGGATCACGGCCGTCGAGCTGGGCGCGGACATGGCCGCGGTCGCCCGGCGCAATCTGGCCCGGTTCGAAGCGGTGGAGATCGTGACGGCGGACTTCGAGACCTGGCCACTGCCGGAGGAGCCGTTCGACGCGGTCGTCTCGGCGACGGCCTTCCACTGGATCGATCCGGCGGTGCGAATGGCAAAGGCCGCCGACGCGCTGCGCCCCGGTGGCGCCCTCGCCGTCGTCGCCACGCAGCATGTGGCGGGCGGTAGCGAAGAGTTCTTCGTCGAGGTCCAGGACTGTTACGAGTGCTTCGATCCGGCCACCCCGCCGGGGCTGCGGCTTCCGGCCGCAGCGGACGTCGATACCTCGGATCACGCGGATGAGGTCGCACGCAGCGGCCGGTTCGGACCCGTCGACTTCCGGCGCTACGAGTGGGACCTGACGTACACCACGGCGGAGTACCTGGCGGTGCTGCGGACCTACTCCGGCCACCGGGCGCTGTCGCCGCGGGCCAGGGAGGGGCTGCTGGAGTGCATCGCCGGGCTGATCGACAGGCGGTACGGAGGCCAGGTCACCAAGCGGTATCTCACGGAGCTGCGGGTGTCGCGAACGGTCCCCGCACGTCGGTAG
- a CDS encoding membrane protein: MPLSSLLAVFAHPDDESLSAGGVLAQHAAAGARTAVVTATWAEDTQRAAELADALHILGAGAPRMLGYADARAPQSAPGSVRFCDAPLGESVRRLVMHIRAFRPDIVVTHDAYGGLTGHPDHLHTHRVTTLAVEAAGLDRLYPDTGAPWQPSALYLATHPHSAAQALGAHLVRGGRTMYSVPDEWVTATVDVSPWLEQKIGAVLAHRTEVARGALPGRLAALPPADRAKLVSTEWYIRRDLVPTAATQTQLTPRR; encoded by the coding sequence ATGCCCCTTTCGAGCCTCCTCGCGGTTTTCGCGCACCCGGACGACGAGTCCCTGTCGGCGGGTGGCGTGCTCGCCCAGCACGCGGCGGCGGGAGCGCGAACCGCCGTCGTCACGGCGACCTGGGCAGAGGACACCCAACGCGCCGCGGAGCTGGCCGATGCGCTCCACATCCTCGGCGCCGGCGCGCCACGGATGCTCGGCTATGCCGACGCTCGGGCACCGCAGTCGGCCCCGGGCAGCGTCCGGTTCTGCGACGCGCCGCTCGGTGAGTCGGTGCGTCGGCTGGTCATGCACATCCGCGCGTTCCGCCCGGACATCGTCGTCACCCATGACGCCTATGGCGGGCTGACCGGCCATCCGGACCATCTCCACACCCACAGGGTGACCACGCTCGCAGTCGAGGCCGCAGGGCTGGACCGGCTCTACCCGGACACCGGAGCGCCCTGGCAGCCGAGCGCCCTCTACTTGGCCACGCACCCACACTCGGCAGCACAGGCGCTGGGCGCACACCTGGTCCGGGGAGGCAGGACGATGTACAGCGTCCCCGACGAGTGGGTCACCGCGACGGTTGACGTCAGTCCCTGGCTCGAACAGAAGATCGGCGCGGTGCTCGCCCACCGCACCGAAGTGGCGCGGGGCGCGCTGCCGGGTCGGCTTGCGGCACTCCCGCCGGCCGACCGGGCAAAACTGGTGTCCACTGAGTGGTACATCCGCCGCGACCTCGTCCCCACGGCGGCAACCCAAACCCAACTGACGCCGCGCCGTTGA
- a CDS encoding acyl-CoA dehydrogenase, translating into MFLVDKDTPGVSVKRTPRYTHTFVYEHPEFLFQNARVGQDAVLGRIGEGYDLTRDWFTEERLMIAARTIGAAERALRLAVDWAKEREQGGDVLMNRQLIQGMIADSVTEIATNRAFTHQVAWEFDQGGDRKTLHAKAATAKLAASEASNRIVDRCVQIFGGRGYMRDMPVERLWRELRVDRIWEGTSEIQRLVIANEVGKRGLDDLLSFTAGS; encoded by the coding sequence ATGTTTCTCGTCGACAAGGACACTCCCGGCGTCTCCGTCAAGCGCACCCCCCGCTACACCCACACCTTCGTCTACGAACACCCCGAGTTCCTCTTCCAGAACGCCCGGGTCGGCCAGGACGCCGTCCTCGGCAGGATCGGCGAGGGGTACGACCTGACCCGCGACTGGTTCACCGAGGAGCGGCTGATGATCGCCGCGCGCACCATCGGCGCCGCCGAGCGCGCGCTGCGGCTGGCCGTCGACTGGGCCAAGGAGCGCGAGCAGGGCGGGGATGTACTGATGAACCGTCAGCTCATCCAGGGCATGATCGCCGACTCGGTGACCGAGATCGCCACCAACCGCGCCTTCACCCACCAGGTGGCCTGGGAGTTCGACCAGGGTGGCGACCGCAAGACCCTGCACGCCAAGGCCGCCACCGCCAAGCTCGCCGCCTCCGAGGCGTCCAACCGGATCGTCGACCGCTGTGTGCAGATCTTCGGCGGCCGCGGCTATATGCGGGACATGCCGGTCGAGCGGCTGTGGCGCGAGCTGCGGGTGGACCGGATCTGGGAGGGCACCTCCGAGATCCAGCGGCTGGTCATCGCCAACGAGGTCGGCAAGCGCGGCCTGGACGACCTGCTGTCCTTCACCGCCGGGAGCTGA
- a CDS encoding crotonase, which yields MTVTDTTPVTSPEAGTVEIERTGEHHDIAVLTLRRERKLNALSTHLESVLLDALRSQEVRTSRAVVVTGVPRAFPAGADTGELREMTPEAVWFVALVTYIGYTAFNQVLVGSAIDHLADTPPSVSYIAYAVIGIVLAVVHLRLRPLPPSSADGGGALLVLVDVSGCGLR from the coding sequence ATGACCGTCACCGACACAACGCCCGTCACCTCCCCGGAGGCCGGCACCGTGGAGATCGAGCGCACCGGCGAACACCACGACATCGCCGTCCTCACGCTGCGGCGCGAGCGGAAGCTCAACGCGCTCTCCACCCATCTGGAGTCCGTCCTGCTCGACGCCCTGCGCAGCCAGGAGGTGCGCACCAGCCGGGCCGTGGTCGTCACCGGAGTGCCGCGGGCCTTCCCGGCCGGGGCGGACACCGGCGAGCTGCGCGAGATGACCCCCGAGGCGGTGTGGTTCGTGGCACTGGTGACGTACATCGGCTACACGGCCTTCAACCAGGTGCTGGTCGGCTCGGCGATAGACCACCTGGCGGACACTCCCCCGTCGGTCAGCTATATCGCCTACGCCGTGATCGGCATCGTGCTCGCCGTGGTCCATCTACGTCTCCGACCACTCCCGCCATCTTCCGCCGACGGTGGGGGTGCGCTCCTCGTTCTGGTGGACGTATCTGGGTGCGGGCTTCGGTGA
- a CDS encoding allantoin permease — MGVRSSFWWTYLGAGFGDVWMMLVGAVAAGLFPKLGLVDAVVSAGDQLFSGFGVVLLLLSVIPPFTIGTLNFYGGSLTLLSSIDSVKRIPLALGTRIATLVVLGVVSTALAFSADDDFLTTFGDFLIVLGYLFTPWTAVNLIDFCVVRRGRYSIREIFNPLGIYGRWNWRGLTAYGVGFVSILPFAVIGDAEGPLAHWVKGTDVTMLVGLAVSSPPHLVLCRSLDIDAERASSRPPTPVSTRTTPGTTDHAGHHA, encoded by the coding sequence GTGGGGGTGCGCTCCTCGTTCTGGTGGACGTATCTGGGTGCGGGCTTCGGTGACGTGTGGATGATGCTGGTGGGGGCGGTGGCCGCGGGGCTGTTCCCGAAGCTGGGCCTGGTGGATGCCGTGGTCAGCGCCGGTGACCAGCTGTTTTCCGGTTTCGGTGTGGTGCTGTTGCTGTTGTCGGTGATTCCGCCGTTCACCATCGGCACGCTCAACTTCTACGGCGGCAGTCTCACGCTGCTCTCCAGCATCGACTCGGTGAAGCGGATCCCGCTGGCCCTGGGCACCCGCATCGCCACACTGGTGGTCCTGGGCGTGGTCTCCACCGCGCTCGCCTTCAGTGCCGACGATGACTTCCTGACCACCTTCGGGGACTTCCTGATCGTCCTCGGCTACCTCTTCACACCGTGGACCGCGGTCAACCTGATCGACTTCTGTGTGGTGCGGCGTGGCCGCTACTCGATCCGTGAGATCTTCAACCCCCTTGGCATCTACGGCCGGTGGAACTGGCGCGGGCTGACCGCCTATGGCGTCGGTTTCGTCTCGATACTGCCGTTCGCCGTGATCGGCGACGCGGAGGGGCCGCTCGCGCACTGGGTCAAAGGGACCGACGTCACCATGCTGGTCGGACTCGCCGTGTCGTCCCCGCCCCATCTGGTGCTGTGCCGCTCGCTCGACATCGACGCCGAGCGCGCCTCATCGCGTCCGCCGACGCCGGTCTCGACCCGGACCACGCCGGGCACCACGGACCACGCCGGGCACCACGCATGA
- a CDS encoding O-methyltransferase produces MADEQGKTPDSTAVRVALWRAMHVQVDPPPHVLDDEIGLRLAAPDDDWRRRPDMDPHTTSGFRAAIVARARFIEDLVAEQADRGVTQYVALGAGLDTFAQRRPEIAARLQLFEVDQPGPQEWKRHRLVELGYGIPDWLHLVPVDFEASESWLEGLTAAGFDSDRPAVIVSTGVTMYLTEDATAATLRQIAGLAAGSTLAMTFLLPAELLDDADRPGLKASKDGAQAAGTPFVSFYTPQDMLALARASGFKDARHVPGASLAERYFAGRTDGLRPSSGEDLLLATT; encoded by the coding sequence ATGGCAGACGAGCAGGGCAAGACGCCGGACAGCACCGCCGTGCGGGTCGCCCTCTGGCGGGCGATGCATGTCCAGGTCGACCCGCCGCCGCATGTGCTCGACGACGAGATCGGCCTGCGGCTGGCGGCCCCCGACGACGACTGGCGCCGTCGCCCCGACATGGATCCGCACACCACCAGCGGGTTCCGGGCGGCCATTGTGGCCCGCGCCCGTTTCATCGAGGACCTGGTCGCCGAGCAGGCCGACCGCGGCGTCACTCAGTACGTCGCCCTGGGAGCCGGTCTTGACACCTTCGCCCAGCGCAGGCCGGAGATCGCCGCCCGGCTGCAGCTCTTCGAGGTCGACCAGCCCGGCCCCCAGGAGTGGAAGCGCCACCGCCTGGTCGAGCTCGGCTACGGCATCCCCGACTGGCTGCACCTGGTGCCGGTCGACTTCGAAGCGAGCGAGTCCTGGCTGGAGGGGCTGACCGCTGCCGGCTTCGACTCCGACCGGCCGGCGGTCATCGTCTCCACCGGCGTCACCATGTACCTCACCGAAGACGCCACCGCGGCCACCCTGCGTCAGATCGCCGGGCTCGCAGCCGGCTCGACGCTCGCCATGACCTTCCTGCTGCCGGCCGAGCTCCTCGACGACGCCGATCGCCCTGGCCTCAAGGCGAGCAAGGACGGCGCGCAAGCGGCCGGAACGCCGTTCGTCAGCTTCTATACCCCGCAGGACATGCTGGCGCTGGCCCGCGCATCCGGCTTCAAGGATGCCCGGCACGTGCCGGGAGCCTCGCTCGCCGAGCGCTACTTCGCCGGTCGCACCGACGGCCTTCGTCCGTCCAGCGGAGAGGACCTGTTGCTGGCCACCACCTGA
- a CDS encoding N-acetyltransferase GCN5 — protein sequence MLRLERLRADHAPALLAFERENREYFTRSISDRGDAYFAEFASLLRARLAEQDAGVCHFHVVMDDQGELVGRVNLVDVEEGDAELGYRIGERAAGRGVATAAVQEVCRLAATEYRLSTLTAVTTLDNVASKTVLERNGFTVVGNVTVAGRAGMRYRHKLVAAR from the coding sequence ATGTTGAGGTTGGAACGGCTCCGGGCAGACCACGCGCCTGCCCTGCTGGCCTTCGAACGCGAGAACCGCGAGTACTTCACTCGGTCGATCTCCGACCGCGGGGACGCCTACTTCGCGGAGTTCGCTTCCCTTCTCCGCGCCCGGCTCGCCGAGCAGGACGCCGGTGTGTGTCACTTCCATGTCGTCATGGACGACCAGGGGGAGTTGGTCGGCCGCGTCAATCTCGTGGACGTCGAGGAAGGCGACGCCGAACTCGGCTACCGGATCGGCGAGCGCGCCGCGGGCCGTGGGGTGGCAACCGCCGCCGTGCAAGAAGTGTGCCGCCTGGCCGCCACGGAGTACCGCCTCTCCACCCTCACCGCGGTCACCACCCTCGACAACGTGGCCTCGAAGACCGTGCTCGAACGCAATGGATTCACCGTCGTGGGGAACGTCACCGTGGCCGGGCGCGCGGGTATGCGCTATCGCCACAAGCTCGTTGCGGCGCGCTGA
- a CDS encoding carbamoyltransferase — MIVLGYNGFSRGAELFGRLYGATGVGRNLLVGHDAAAALVIDGELVAAVEEERLSRVKKTSDFPADAITWCLNSAGVDIDQVDVFAFPWRFSPTVAEQMISEICDSDMPVTAKFDALRSTGELYTDMLGRDAVYNDFVQRTGHELDPNKLTLVPHHLAHLMCGAYLAGGGDAAFLVSDGRAETLSAVMGELRNGVVRLFDESAVPMTSSLGVAFGRITRYLGFVPNNDEYKVMGLAAYGPPPHHNPLLERVVRLHENGSYTISIPRDIGAYYALFDSLFGGDSEKREQFDFRVKVAGLAQHMVEAITAHQLRTLTAASSLDTLLFEGGLALNCVANTKMLERSPFTGMEVSFGASDPGVAMGAAVYAAGLRNRPADAVTTPYLGPSYDERQVLDTLAEYADRVEWQEEPDAASVADRTAELLAGKNVVGWFQGRAEFGPRALGNRSILANPSFPDIKDIINLRVKHREPFRPFAPVILESEAPRVFEMGKKTSSPYMTFVFPVRKEYQERIPGACHVDGTARAQTVNERQNPALARLLHAFTARTDVPCLLNTSFNVAGEPIVCSPRDALECFLATEIDYLVIDRFVVTKKES; from the coding sequence GTGATCGTACTCGGTTACAACGGATTCAGCAGAGGTGCGGAACTTTTCGGGCGTCTCTACGGGGCAACTGGTGTCGGCCGTAATCTCTTGGTGGGGCACGACGCCGCGGCGGCTCTGGTGATCGACGGCGAGTTGGTTGCGGCGGTCGAGGAGGAGCGGCTGAGCCGGGTCAAGAAGACCTCCGATTTTCCGGCGGACGCAATCACGTGGTGTCTGAACTCGGCTGGCGTCGACATCGACCAGGTGGATGTTTTCGCTTTCCCCTGGCGGTTTTCGCCGACCGTGGCCGAGCAGATGATTTCGGAGATATGCGACTCCGACATGCCGGTCACGGCCAAGTTCGACGCTCTGCGCAGCACGGGTGAGCTCTACACCGACATGCTCGGCCGGGACGCGGTGTACAACGACTTCGTCCAGCGCACCGGGCACGAGCTGGATCCCAACAAGCTCACCCTGGTGCCCCATCATCTGGCCCATCTCATGTGCGGCGCCTACCTGGCCGGCGGGGGCGACGCCGCCTTCCTGGTGAGCGACGGCCGGGCGGAGACCCTGTCCGCCGTCATGGGCGAGCTGCGGAACGGTGTGGTCCGCCTGTTCGACGAGAGCGCGGTCCCCATGACCAGCTCGCTCGGGGTGGCGTTCGGGAGGATCACCCGCTACCTGGGGTTCGTACCGAACAACGACGAGTACAAGGTGATGGGCTTGGCCGCGTACGGCCCGCCGCCGCACCACAATCCGCTGCTCGAACGCGTGGTGCGGCTGCACGAGAACGGCTCGTACACCATCTCCATCCCTCGGGACATTGGGGCCTACTATGCGCTGTTCGACAGCCTGTTCGGCGGTGACAGCGAGAAGCGCGAGCAGTTCGACTTCCGTGTGAAGGTCGCAGGGCTGGCACAGCACATGGTCGAGGCCATCACCGCTCATCAGCTGCGGACGCTGACCGCGGCCTCCAGCCTGGACACCCTGCTCTTCGAGGGCGGTCTGGCGCTCAACTGCGTGGCCAATACGAAGATGCTGGAGAGGTCGCCGTTCACCGGTATGGAGGTCAGCTTCGGGGCCAGCGACCCGGGGGTAGCCATGGGCGCGGCCGTGTACGCCGCCGGTCTCAGGAACCGGCCCGCCGACGCGGTCACCACCCCCTACCTGGGGCCTTCGTACGACGAGAGGCAGGTCCTGGACACCCTCGCGGAGTACGCGGACCGCGTCGAGTGGCAGGAGGAGCCCGACGCTGCTTCGGTCGCCGACAGGACGGCGGAGCTGCTGGCCGGGAAGAACGTCGTGGGCTGGTTCCAGGGCCGGGCGGAGTTCGGACCGCGTGCCCTGGGTAACCGCAGCATCCTCGCCAATCCATCCTTCCCCGACATCAAGGACATCATCAATCTCCGGGTGAAACACCGGGAGCCCTTCCGCCCGTTCGCGCCGGTCATCCTCGAATCCGAGGCCCCGCGCGTCTTCGAGATGGGCAAGAAGACCTCGTCCCCCTATATGACCTTCGTCTTCCCGGTGCGGAAGGAGTACCAGGAGCGGATCCCCGGCGCCTGTCACGTGGACGGCACGGCACGGGCCCAGACGGTGAACGAGCGGCAGAACCCCGCGCTCGCTCGGCTGTTGCACGCGTTCACCGCGCGGACGGATGTGCCCTGCCTCCTCAACACCTCGTTCAACGTGGCCGGTGAGCCCATCGTCTGCTCGCCGCGGGACGCGTTGGAGTGCTTCCTCGCCACCGAAATCGACTACCTGGTCATCGACCGGTTCGTGGTCACCAAGAAGGAGAGCTGA
- a CDS encoding aminotransferase class I/II gives MRRSADIDALQQVLSAALGSREPVCSLAQLGRDADAFAALDPAVLERPTLVGGGSPYHPTSPVPAPHTLDELARRADELNVAQILVPNVRRSDDTGALRAAGLVPLATESECVVRLPGEVDEVLRARVGAGQLHDLRRHHHALSCDVTWERIPLTELDGNPWAKDAFVELHRRRTERHGGQDNLYNADALDALAHGSLADRTEMLVRRSEKTVVQAGLITTSHNGRGLYYLTQAIDHDDPAARHNLHVATLYELYRHARRSGLEWVHLGRGDAHRMRPLGADLFVPLDHWLRAPGLAAPAAEGAEQAVSEFAALPVTGVPVPGPARFRQVPRFDTIDLSSNTSPFLGAAAEYPHLDTAELADTYLTTISTLPGHDGVDALSADHLLFTSGAVDGVMLLLAALASPGERVCVTPPTFPLYAHFAHLLRLPVVEVPLCGDDLSRLDTERILAADPRVTILCDPNNPVGTRLDPEQVHDLLVGGRGLVVIDEAYVEFSEKPSYAGLVEEHDNLIVLRTLSKAWGLAAARCGIALAQPGIVEALRRVQVPFGFTNASQHAVRDRLTNSRPVLDGIQRIRAERDRMASALAEHPAVDRVFPSETNFLFVRLHKHERVMEQLRDAGIVVADTGRAIPDTCRITIGDRRANTALLDALSSAV, from the coding sequence ATGCGCAGGTCCGCAGATATCGACGCGCTTCAGCAGGTGCTGTCCGCTGCCCTCGGGTCTCGCGAGCCGGTGTGCTCCCTGGCCCAACTAGGCCGGGACGCCGACGCGTTCGCCGCCCTGGACCCCGCCGTGCTCGAGCGCCCCACCCTGGTGGGCGGCGGGTCCCCGTACCACCCGACCAGCCCCGTCCCAGCCCCCCACACCCTCGATGAGCTGGCCCGCCGCGCCGATGAGCTGAACGTGGCCCAGATCCTCGTGCCGAATGTGCGCCGCAGTGACGACACCGGCGCGCTGCGGGCGGCAGGTCTCGTGCCCCTCGCCACCGAGAGCGAGTGTGTCGTCCGGTTGCCCGGTGAGGTGGACGAGGTCCTGCGGGCCCGCGTCGGTGCCGGGCAACTGCACGATCTGCGCCGCCACCACCACGCGCTCTCCTGTGACGTCACCTGGGAGCGGATCCCGCTGACCGAGCTCGACGGGAACCCCTGGGCGAAAGACGCCTTCGTGGAACTCCACCGGCGCCGGACGGAGCGCCACGGCGGTCAGGACAACCTGTACAACGCCGACGCCCTCGACGCCCTCGCACACGGCTCATTGGCGGACCGCACGGAGATGCTCGTGCGCCGTAGCGAGAAGACCGTCGTCCAGGCCGGACTCATCACCACATCCCACAACGGCCGGGGGCTCTACTACCTCACCCAGGCCATTGACCACGACGATCCCGCCGCGCGGCACAACCTCCACGTCGCGACCTTGTACGAGCTGTACCGCCACGCCCGGCGCTCCGGCCTGGAGTGGGTCCACCTCGGCCGGGGGGATGCCCACCGCATGCGCCCGCTCGGAGCCGATCTGTTCGTCCCCCTCGACCACTGGCTGCGGGCCCCTGGCCTCGCGGCCCCGGCGGCCGAGGGAGCGGAGCAGGCGGTGTCGGAGTTCGCGGCTCTCCCCGTCACGGGCGTACCGGTCCCGGGCCCGGCCCGTTTTCGCCAGGTGCCGCGGTTCGACACGATCGACCTGTCCAGCAACACCAGTCCGTTCCTGGGCGCCGCGGCCGAGTATCCCCACCTCGATACGGCAGAGCTGGCCGACACCTACCTCACCACGATCTCGACGCTGCCCGGCCACGACGGGGTCGATGCGCTGAGCGCGGATCACCTGCTCTTCACCAGCGGCGCGGTCGACGGCGTCATGCTGCTCCTGGCGGCGCTGGCGTCACCCGGCGAGCGCGTCTGCGTCACGCCGCCCACCTTTCCGCTCTATGCCCACTTCGCCCACCTCCTGCGCCTGCCCGTGGTCGAAGTGCCGCTGTGCGGTGACGACCTGTCCCGGCTCGACACCGAGCGCATCCTCGCGGCCGATCCACGGGTGACCATCCTGTGCGATCCCAACAACCCCGTGGGGACCAGGCTCGATCCGGAGCAGGTACACGACCTGCTGGTCGGGGGCCGCGGGCTGGTGGTGATCGACGAAGCCTATGTCGAGTTCAGCGAGAAGCCCTCGTACGCCGGGCTGGTCGAAGAACACGACAACCTCATCGTGCTCAGGACACTCTCCAAGGCGTGGGGCCTCGCCGCCGCGCGGTGCGGAATCGCCCTGGCCCAGCCCGGCATCGTCGAAGCGCTGCGGCGGGTGCAGGTGCCCTTCGGGTTCACCAATGCCTCCCAGCACGCCGTGCGGGATCGGCTGACCAACTCGCGGCCGGTGCTCGACGGCATTCAGCGCATCCGCGCCGAGCGTGACCGGATGGCCTCGGCGCTCGCCGAACACCCGGCGGTGGACCGGGTGTTCCCCTCGGAGACCAACTTCCTGTTCGTCAGACTGCACAAGCACGAACGCGTCATGGAGCAGCTTCGGGACGCGGGGATAGTCGTCGCCGACACCGGGCGCGCGATCCCGGACACCTGCCGCATCACCATCGGCGATCGGCGTGCGAACACCGCCCTGCTCGACGCACTCTCCTCCGCCGTATGA
- a CDS encoding dehydratase produces the protein MQGKKILITGGTGQVARPVAESLATDNEVWCLGRFGDQSARKALQERGAHTAVWDMATDDLEGLPRDFTHVLHSAVHRGDGKDFEETARINAVGTARLMTHCSAAESFLYVSSGVVYNRADRTHRYRESDPLGGAAPWLPTYPVAKITAEGVARGLSEALALPTVIARLNIAYGPYGHGGVPMILFNQMRKGQPCAVPREGQNYCDLLHTDDVVRQVPLLWDVAQAPARVVNWGGDEAVGMTDLLEYMSAFTGVPVQLDRGDYSRETATFDHGVRRDLIGDCSVGWKTGIARTVADLFEEYRDRVDDYIDAHGAETSQ, from the coding sequence ATGCAAGGCAAGAAGATTCTCATCACCGGTGGGACCGGACAGGTCGCGAGGCCCGTCGCCGAATCGCTCGCCACCGACAACGAGGTGTGGTGCCTGGGCCGGTTCGGCGACCAAAGCGCCCGCAAGGCCCTCCAGGAACGGGGCGCCCACACCGCCGTCTGGGACATGGCCACCGATGATCTGGAGGGCCTGCCGCGCGACTTCACCCATGTGCTGCACTCGGCAGTGCACCGGGGCGACGGCAAGGACTTCGAGGAAACCGCGCGCATCAACGCCGTCGGCACCGCACGGTTGATGACACACTGCTCCGCGGCCGAGTCGTTCCTGTACGTCTCGTCCGGGGTGGTCTACAACCGAGCCGATCGGACCCATCGGTACCGGGAGAGCGATCCGCTGGGCGGGGCGGCGCCGTGGCTGCCGACGTACCCCGTCGCCAAGATCACCGCCGAAGGAGTGGCGCGCGGTCTGTCCGAAGCACTCGCTCTGCCGACCGTGATAGCCCGCCTCAACATCGCCTACGGCCCGTACGGCCACGGCGGTGTGCCCATGATCCTCTTCAACCAGATGCGCAAGGGGCAGCCCTGCGCGGTGCCCCGCGAGGGGCAGAACTACTGCGACCTGCTGCACACCGATGACGTCGTCCGTCAGGTACCGCTGTTGTGGGACGTGGCGCAGGCGCCCGCGCGGGTCGTGAACTGGGGCGGTGACGAGGCGGTCGGCATGACCGATCTGCTGGAGTACATGTCCGCGTTCACCGGAGTGCCGGTCCAACTGGACCGCGGCGACTACAGCCGGGAAACGGCCACCTTCGACCACGGCGTCCGCCGCGACCTGATCGGGGACTGCTCCGTCGGCTGGAAGACCGGTATCGCCCGCACCGTGGCCGACTTGTTCGAGGAGTACCGCGACCGCGTCGACGACTACATCGATGCGCACGGAGCCGAGACATCTCAGTGA